The genome window ATTCTTCCGGAAATTAAAGGCGTCCGGCCGCCTGCAGGAAAAATCTTGACATCGATGATTCCTTAGATTTATGATTATAAAAGTACGTACAACCGGAGGAACTGCGATGAAAACAGGTGCCTTTGTGACCGGAATATATCCGAATTACCTGGCTGAAGCCGGGATCAGTGACAGGGAAGCGGCGGAAAAAGTCAGTCAGGCTTTTGAGACGATTTTTTTTGATCCGGAGGAAAACTTCTGCCATCATACGGATGAGGATGCCTGGTGTATGGTTGATACCGGCAATATTGACGCACGGACAGAGGGCATGAGCTACGGCATGATGATGTGCGTGCAGATGGACCGGAAAGATATCTTTGATAAGCTGTGGACCTTTTCGGAGCGTTATATGCTGCTGAAGGATGGTCCCAACGCCGGCTATTTCCGCTGGTCAGTCCATATTGACGGTTCTCCGAATTCTGACGGACCGGCACCGGACGGGGAAGAGTATTACGCCATGGCGCTGTTCATGGCCGCCGCCCGGTGGGGAGACGGTGAAGGCAGCTTCAACTATACCGCACGGGCCCGGGAGATCCTCCGCCATGCTGTTCATCAGCATGAGATGACTGAGGGCGGACAGCCTATGTGGGAACCGGAAAACGGCTATATCCGCTTTGTTCCCGGAATGAAGATTTCAGATCCCAGCTATCACCTGCCTCATTTCTACGAGCTGTTTTCCCTGAAGGCCGATGAGGAAGACAGGGAGTTCTGGAAATACGCGGCGGAGCAGAGCAGGAAGTATATTG of Aristaeella lactis contains these proteins:
- a CDS encoding glycosyl hydrolase family 8, with amino-acid sequence MKTGAFVTGIYPNYLAEAGISDREAAEKVSQAFETIFFDPEENFCHHTDEDAWCMVDTGNIDARTEGMSYGMMMCVQMDRKDIFDKLWTFSERYMLLKDGPNAGYFRWSVHIDGSPNSDGPAPDGEEYYAMALFMAAARWGDGEGSFNYTARAREILRHAVHQHEMTEGGQPMWEPENGYIRFVPGMKISDPSYHLPHFYELFSLKADEEDREFWKYAAEQSRKYIALSADPVTGLSPEYADYDGKTVLLFRKPWVYYSDAYRVAENIALDCVWFGENETLAEIETHIQDFFGTQDMNDLRAYELDGKAQSEPAMHPTAIRAVLGAASIASRSENRLRFLKEFAELPMRKGVRRYYDNCLYFFCLLMLTGNYKIYL